A genomic region of Alnus glutinosa chromosome 11, dhAlnGlut1.1, whole genome shotgun sequence contains the following coding sequences:
- the LOC133881505 gene encoding uncharacterized protein LOC133881505 translates to MGGTSCVRRSVLLMIILNIVLVVQADDPPAPSLPPSSVLIVPDHFPSPSQQDHTLDWHDCSLKLIRLCDKITSVKVLIKLGWGWGMFQGCVHLIQKLLCKFPSDISYDCVVNRVRFPSKAIGFETGKAKDYVETGFNSCNKNY, encoded by the exons ATGGGTGGAACTTCATGTGTGAGAAGAAGTGTGTTGCTCATGATAATTCTGAATATTGTACTTGTAGTGCAGGCTGATGATCCTCCcgctccctctctccctccctcttcCGTTTTAATTGTGCCTGATCACTTTCCCTCTCCCTCTCAACAAGATCATACCCTTGATTGGCATGACTGTTCTCTTAAGTTGATCAGGCTTTGCGATAAAATCACAAGTGTCAAGGTGTTAATAAAACTAGGATGGGGATGGGGTATGTTCCAAGGTTGTGTGCATCTCATACAAAAACTACTTTGCAAATTTCCCTCAGATATTTCCTATGATTGTGTTGTTAATCGTGTCAGATTCCCAAGCAAAGCTATTGGTTTTG AAACAGGGAAAGCAAAAGATTACGTGGAAACAGGCTTCAACAGTTGCAATAAGAATTACTAG
- the LOC133882879 gene encoding NADPH-dependent pterin aldehyde reductase, whose product MTTSFNGMNGVGGSSSRTVLITGASKGLGRALALELAKKGHTVIGCSRNHDKLNSLQSELSSPDNHLFLNADVKSNSSIEELARVVVEKKGVPDIIVNNAGTINRNNKIWEVPEDEFDAVIDTNVKGIANMLRHFIPLMIARKQGIIVNMSSGWGRSGAALVAPYCASKWAVEGLTRSVAKELPDGMAIVALNPGVINTDMLASCFGSSATMYQAPEAWAVKAATMILNLTAADNGASLTV is encoded by the exons ATGACGACGTCGTTTAACGGGATGAACGGAGTGGGAGGATCGAGTTCGCGGACCGTGCTGATAACCGGGGCGAGCAAAGGGCTCGGGAGAGCGCTGGCCCTCGAGCTCGCCAAGAAGGGCCACACCGTCATCGGCTGCTCTCGCAACCACGATAAGCTCAACTCCCTCCAATCAGAGCTCTCCTCCCCTGACAACCACTTGTTCCTCAACGCTGATGTG AAATCTAATAGCAGCATTGAAGAGCTGGCACGTGTTGTGGTGGAGAAAAAGGGTGTTCCGGACATCATAG TAAACAATGCAGGTACCATCAATAGAAACAACAAGATATGGGAGGTTCCTGAAGACGAATTTGATGCTGTTATTGATACAAATGTAAAAGGCATAGCAAATATGTTGCGTCACTTCATCCCTCTGATGATTGCAAGGAAGCAAGGAATTATTGTCAATATGTCTTCCGGGTGGGGAAGATCTGGCGCTGCACTG GTTGCACCTTATTGTGCGTCAAAATGGGCAGTTGAAGGTTTGACTAGATCAGTGGCAAAGGAGTTACCCGATGGAATGGCAATTGTTGCACTTAATCCAGGTGTGATAAACACTGACATGCTTGCCTCATGCTTTGGCAGTTCAGCTACCATGTACCAGGCACCTGAAGCATG GGCTGTGAAGGCTGCCACAATGATACTCAATCTCACAGCAGCAGACAATGGTGCATCTCTCACTGTTTGA